A single region of the Pan troglodytes isolate AG18354 chromosome 18, NHGRI_mPanTro3-v2.0_pri, whole genome shotgun sequence genome encodes:
- the PTX4 gene encoding pentraxin-4 codes for MGCSWRKTLSFFLVFVPIYLHGASSQEAAPVGPRKPFFERLRRLEEQFRRFQEVTWTHLQSIASNYNVSYNVDVRFRSLAEESQAVAQAVNRSQASVQGELAQLKAWVRKMQRRGRKVDTRLRALDLTLGERSQQRARERKAHKAQRDALQDSLARLEGLIHSQGARLAALEGQLPVAHPGTAALGPALVPTPTQPEELSPTSLKLQRDRQELRAASEHGGPPQDSSAPLQGRREPPASGSHRVLSGTAPKDPRQQAWSPQEPGEICGVGPTLVFPNASTKNVVFLSPGFVTALRALSFCSWVRMASGRLGTLLSYATEDNDNKLVLHGRDSLLPGSIHFVIGDPAFRELPLQLLLDGQWHHICVIWTSTQGRYWLHVDRRLVATGSRFREGYEIPPGGSLVLGQEQDSVGGGFDSSEAFVGSMSGLAIWDRALVPGEVANLAIGKEFPTGAILTLANAALAGGFVQRANCTCLERCP; via the exons ATGGGTTGCTCGTGGAGGAAGACCTTgtctttcttccttgtttttgtGCCTATATATCTACATGGGGCTTCATCGCAGGAAGCCGCCCCAGTGGGGCCCAGGAAACCGTTTTTCGAGAGGCTCCGTAGGCTGGAGGAACAG TTCCGGAGATTCCAGGAGGTGACCTGGACACACCTGCAGAGCATCGCCAGCAACTACAACGTGTCCTACAACGTTGACGTCCGGTTCCGGAGCCTGGCAGAAGAGAGCCAGGCTGTGGCTCAGGCAGTCAACCGGTCACAGGCCTCGGTGCAGGGGGAGCTGGCGCAGCTCAAGGCCTGGGTGAGGAAGATGCAGCGCCGAGGCCGGAAAGTAGACACGCGGCTGCGGGCCTTGGACCTCACCCTGGGCGAGAGGAGCCAGCAGCGGGCCCGGGAAAGGAAGGCACACAAGGCCCAGAGGGACGCCCTGCAGGACTCACTGGCACGCCTGGAGGGCCTCATCCACAGCCAGGGCGCCAGGCTGGCTGCTCTGGAGGGGCAGCTGCCCGTGGCCCACCCTGGCACTGCAGCCCTCGGGCCGGCCCTGGTCCCAACCCCAACCCAGCCTGAGGAGCTGAGCCCGACCTCCCTGAAGCTTCAGAGGGACAGGCAGGAGCTCCGAGCTGCCTCTGAGCACGGGGGCCCCCCACAGGACTCCTCGGCCCCTCTCCAAGGGAGGCGGGAGCCTCCAGCCTCAGGCAGCCATCGGGTACTCAGTGGGACTGCCCCAAAAGACCCTCGGCAGCAGGCATGGTCCCCCCAGGAACCAGGAGAGA TTTGCGGCGTGGGCCCCACCCTCGTTTTCCCAAACGCCTCCACCAAAAACGTGGTCTTCCTCAGCCCTGGCTTCGTCACTGCCCTGCGAGCCCTGTCCTTCTGCAGCTGGGTCCGCATGGCCTCCGGCCGCCTGGGCACCCTCCTGTCCTACGCCACCGAGGACAATGACAACAAGCTGGTGCTGCACGGCCGAGACTCCCTGCTGCCCGGATCCATCCACTTCGTGATCGGGGACCCGGCCTTCAGGGAGCTGCCCTTGCAGCTGCTGCTGGACGGCCAGTGGCACCACATCTGTGTCATCTGGACGTCCACCCAGGGCAGGTACTGGCTCCACGTGGATCGCAGGCTGGTGGCCACCGGCTCCCGCTTCAGGGAGGGCTATGAGATCCCCCCCGGAGGGTCCCTCGTGCTGGGCCAGGAACAAGACAGCGTGGGGGGCGGATTCGACAGCTCCGAGGCCTTCGTGGGGAGCATGTCTGGCTTGGCTATCTGGGATCGGGCGCTGGTTCCCGGGGAAGTTGCAAACCTTGCCATCGGGAAAGAGTTCCCGACAGGTGCCATCCTGACGCTGGCCAATGCTGCACTAGCAGGCGGATTTGTGCAGAGAGCCAACTGCACCTGCCTGGAACGCTGTCCCTGA